A stretch of DNA from Thiothrix subterranea:
TCAATTTCACCTGTTCATCATCACCAGCACCTTCGCCGGTTTTGTTATCACCCAGATGTTCGACATTGCCGCACGCAGATTTCTTATTGTTGTAGAAAATAAACGAGTCATCGGACAATACTTTACCGTTTTCGCCCAACATAAATGCGGAGGCATCCAAGTCAAAGCCAGCACCATCGGTCGCACGGGTATCCCAACCCAAACCAACCAATACGCCGGTTAAACCAGGGGCTTCTTTGCTTAAAGAAACATTGCCACCTTTTTGTAAACTAACAGCCATTGTAAAACTCCATTATCTTCAGTATTTAATAAAAAACATTAACCAATTTGAATGCCATATTGGTCACACATCGCTTTTAAACCGCCCGCATAACCTTGCCCCACGGCACGGAATTTCCATTCCTCGTTATGGCGGTACAACTCACCGAACACCATCGCGGTTTCAGTGGAATAATCTTCTGCCAAATCGTAGCGCACAATTTCCGTGCCGGTAACGTCATTGACCACGCGAATGAATGCATTCGCGACTTGTCCAAAATTCTGCCGACGAGCATCAGCATCATGGATTGTCACGGTGAAAGCCACTTTCGTAATGTCGGCAGGCACTTTGCTTAAATCCACTTTCATGGATTCGTCATCGCCATCGCCTTGCCCGGTACGGTTATCGCCAGTGTGTTCAACGGAACCGTCGGTAGATTTCAATTGGTTATAGAAAATGAAATCCGCGTCACCACGCACTTTGCCCGTCGCGGTCAACAAAAATGCACTGGCATCCAAGTCAAACGCAGAACCATCGGTACTGCGCTCATCCCAGCCCAAGCCGATCAGAATTTTAGTTAAACTGGGATCAGTTTTGCTTAAGGAAAGGTTGCCACCTTTTTGTAAACTTAACGCCATGATTTGCCTCCTTAGTGAATTTTCTTAACTGTTATACATCAATTATTTAGCGCCTGCCCGCCAGTTTAAACCCCAATGGTAGGTTTGATCCATTTCCTGATGCCCACGGAAATAACGCACTTCGCGGTTAACCTGCAATGCGCCATTGACATTTTCCAGCAACACCACCGCACACATGCCCAGCGAATTACTGCCTTCGGTCAAGCGAATTTCTAACGGGGGTTCATTCGGCACATAGATGGTCACAACGCCATCGGTTTGTGCCCAGTTCGGCGCACCTTCGTAGATAAAGGCATACACCAGAATCCGTTTGAAGGTTTGCCACTGCTGCCCGTTGATATGCAGCCATTCGCCTTCAGAAATCGCGCCCGTGCGGTCATCGCCTTTGAGTTCGATGTAAGGGTCACTGCGGAACGAACCAAAGCGGTTGCCGAGGGCTTGAATGGCGCTGATTGTGCCGTCACGCTGCTCGTACAAACAACCCACATCCAGATCCATGCCTTTATTGCTGCCGCCGCCGAACAAGCCGCCCAGCAAACCGCCACTTTTCGCAGCCGGTGCTTGACCACGATTCCAGTTCAGGTTGATACGAATTTCGCCGAAGCCTTCGGTCTTTTTTTCCAGACTGACACGCGGCTTGGCTTTATCCAGCGTCACTTTGCTCAGGGAAATCGGTTTTTTCGCAGGCGCAGGTGGTGGTGTTACTGGCGGTGCAGCCGCTGGTGCAGGGTCACTGATTTCCACCCCGAAATGTTCCGCCAAGGGCTTTAAGCCGCCCGCGAAACCTTGCCCAACCGCACGGAATTTCCACTGCCCTTGGCGTAGGTACAATTCGCCCAGAATCAGTGCCGATTCAACCATACCCTTAGCAGGCAAAGTGGCTTGCAATACCGCTTGCCCCGCCGCGTTTTTCACAGTGACTTGCAAACTGGTGAATGCGCCGAAATTGGTGCGGTTTTCGTGAATGGTGGCGGTGAATGCCACCTTTTCTGTGCCTGCCAACACAGTCGGCAAATCCACGCTGAATTCAGCACGACCCGCACTATTGCCGACAAACGCCACACTGCCATTGCCGGGGCGCGGTTGCCCGTAAAACACCATGTCATCATCGCCGCGCACTTTGCCGGTAGCAGTCAGGACAAAGGCGGAAATATCCACCTCTGCCCCACTGACTTGGGCAGGCGATAGCAGGACTTCAACGTGCAGTTTTTCACGCGGTACAGGGCAATTTGCCCCGGCAACCAGTTGGGTCACTGACATCGCGTTACTCCTAGAGTGCTGCCAATACCGCAGGCATCATGTCGTTGGCGACTGCGCCCGCCGTTGGCGTGCCGACCGCTTTCATTTCCCAACCTGCACCGTTACGGCTCACAATCGCCATAACCACACCCGTGTGTGCGCCTTTGTCGGACAGATTGAATTTCGCCATTTCGGTGTTATTGCTGTCATCCACCAAACGGCAGAATGCACCACCGACTTCATTGAAGGTTTGCCCACGGAACGAGCAGACGGTGAACGCCAGATACGCCACATTGCCCGGTAAACGGGTCAAATCGACGAAAATCACTTCATCATCGCCCGAACCTTCGCCGGTCAGATTGTCACCGGAGTGGCGAATTGAACCGTCACGGCTTTCCAATTGACGAAACCACACCACATCCAGCAGGTTTTTTTGTGCATCCAGCAACAGGCAGGAAGCGTCCAAGTCGATATCTGCCGCAGCGCCACCGCCAAACATGCTACCAAAGAAACCGCTTTTTTTCGGTGCTTCTGCCGGATCCCAGCCCAAGCCCATGCGTACTTTACTCAAGCCACCGCCACCGGTTTTTTCCAGCGAAATGCGTTGACCTTTGCTTAAACTTACAGCCATGAGAATCTCCATCCTTTTGTATTGTTGAGTGACAACATCTTAGAGAGTCACTCAAATGCAAGCAACACTCACCCAGAATTGTCAGGTTATTTCAGCTTAACGGTTGCAACACCACGGGAGTACTGACTTCGCTGACTCGCAAGCCGTAACGCAGCGGCGCAATGTTTAGGGTTTCCCCTTGCAAGTTTTGCAGGAAAACCTCTGCCAGATTCACTCCAGCCATACACGCCATGCCAAAGCCACCGGATGGACGCGGGTTGATTTCGAGCAAACGCGGCTCGCCTGCCGCGTTCGCCTTGAATTGAATATTGAACAAGCCATTCAAGCCGTAATACACGGTCAAACGTTCAACCATGCCTTGAATAGCAGCGTTATTGTCGATTTCCTGCCCGTATCCTGCTTGCGGATGCTTTTTG
This window harbors:
- a CDS encoding TerD family protein, giving the protein MALSLQKGGNLSLSKTDPSLTKILIGLGWDERSTDGSAFDLDASAFLLTATGKVRGDADFIFYNQLKSTDGSVEHTGDNRTGQGDGDDESMKVDLSKVPADITKVAFTVTIHDADARRQNFGQVANAFIRVVNDVTGTEIVRYDLAEDYSTETAMVFGELYRHNEEWKFRAVGQGYAGGLKAMCDQYGIQIG
- a CDS encoding TerD family protein, producing MSVTQLVAGANCPVPREKLHVEVLLSPAQVSGAEVDISAFVLTATGKVRGDDDMVFYGQPRPGNGSVAFVGNSAGRAEFSVDLPTVLAGTEKVAFTATIHENRTNFGAFTSLQVTVKNAAGQAVLQATLPAKGMVESALILGELYLRQGQWKFRAVGQGFAGGLKPLAEHFGVEISDPAPAAAPPVTPPPAPAKKPISLSKVTLDKAKPRVSLEKKTEGFGEIRINLNWNRGQAPAAKSGGLLGGLFGGGSNKGMDLDVGCLYEQRDGTISAIQALGNRFGSFRSDPYIELKGDDRTGAISEGEWLHINGQQWQTFKRILVYAFIYEGAPNWAQTDGVVTIYVPNEPPLEIRLTEGSNSLGMCAVVLLENVNGALQVNREVRYFRGHQEMDQTYHWGLNWRAGAK
- a CDS encoding TerD family protein, whose product is MAVSLSKGQRISLEKTGGGGLSKVRMGLGWDPAEAPKKSGFFGSMFGGGAAADIDLDASCLLLDAQKNLLDVVWFRQLESRDGSIRHSGDNLTGEGSGDDEVIFVDLTRLPGNVAYLAFTVCSFRGQTFNEVGGAFCRLVDDSNNTEMAKFNLSDKGAHTGVVMAIVSRNGAGWEMKAVGTPTAGAVANDMMPAVLAAL